GGCCTGAGTATCATTCCAGagcctcccctcctgtctctttcCTCTAGGCCTGGGTATCATTCCAGagcctcccctcctgtctctttcCTCTAGGCCTGGGTATCATTCCAGAgcctccccctcctgtctctTTCCTCTAGGCCTGGGTATCATTCCAGAgcctccccctcctgtctctTTCCTCTAGGCCTGGGTATCATTCCAGagcctcccctcctgtctctttcCTCTAGGCCTGGGTATCATTCCAGagcctcccctcctgtctctttcCTCTAGGCCTGGGTATCATTCCAGAgcctccccctcctgtctctTTCCTCTAGGCCTGGGTATCATTCCAGAgcctccccctcctgtctctTTCCTCTAGGCCTGGGTATCATTCCAGAgcctccccctcctgtctctTTCCTCTAGGCCTGGGTATCATTCCAGagcctcccctcctgtctctttcCTCTAGGCCTGGGTATCATTCCAGAgcctccccctcctgtctctTTCCTCTAAACGTTGGACACAGCGTCACGCGCCTGCCGGATCCCGTATAGCCACTTGATGACACGAGCGTTCCTCTCGATGATTGAGATTCCGTAGGGGACACGCTCCCCGAGTCGGGCAGAACCCTCCTCGCCCTCCACCTCCCCTTGTTCCCGCGCCTGCTCACACTCAGAGCTGAGGGTGCTGGCGCTGCGCAGCTTGGACACAGACACAATGTCTGAGCTGGCCCTGGCGAAGCGCTCCACTCCCCCcatgccctctacctcctctgggTGCAGCCCACAGTAGTTGAAGAAGCGCTCCAGGTCGGCTGTGGCTCGTGAGTACCGGTCGCTCAGGTCAGACTTGGAGCGATGTAGGGAGGGGTGTTTCCGGGCCGAGCCGGGCCGAGACCCCCTGGAGCTGGCTGAGGACAGGCGAGTGAAAGCAGGGGAGGCTGGGGGCATCATGCCCGCCCGGATCAGCATGGGGCTGGGAGGCAGGTAGGTTGGTGGAGAGGGCAAAGCCTGGGTGGGGGTGAGGGGCTTGGCCTGCTGTgagggtggtggtgatggggccTGGAGCTGAGCCACCTGGGGCTGGGAAGTCTGTCGGGGCTTGATCTGAGGCTGAAACAGGGTCCTCTGGGGCTTCCTCGGCTCAGCCTGGGGCCTCACATCCACCCTGCGCACCGTCACCGAGTTAGGAGAGCTGTAGGGCGCTGGCACCCCCACCCTGATGCCCCGTGCTGGGACAGGGGGCGGCCGGTGGCTGGGCTCGGCAGGGCAGGTctggctgttgttgttgctgttgaggggagaggaggtggaagaggtggaggtggtggaggaggaggtgttgcaGTTATTAACAGGTTTAAGGTTGCTCAGGACTCGAttgctcctctcctggtcagctgAGAGTCCATTCCCTGTGCTGTTCCCcccagatgaaggagaggaggtggagggcgaGGAGGGGACGGAAGATGGGGAGCAGAGAAGGGGTCCATCACACACGTTGTTGATAAGGTTGTTGAGGATCTCCAGGTTAAGAGGTGGTCCCCTCCGCCACCCtacccctcctgtccctcctccgTTCTCTGAGTCGGCAGGCCGCCGGGGCACCTTGCGGGCCGGGGGGGCGTTGATCCGACACTGCAGCATCATGCCCGGGGACAGCAGAGGCTTGCGGATGATGGGTGGTTTGACAGGCTCCTGCCTGGTGAGCACCACCTGCTGGCTCTTCACATACTTGGCCTTGTCCGCCTCCAGACGCTCCACCGCGCTCAGCTTACGGGCTCCAGGCTCCGCGGGCCGCCGGAAGTAGTCAGGTCCCTTGTTGAGGATACGGAAAGGCATGGCTGATGTGAAGGGGACCCCTGCCAGACGCCCGTCTGAGGGCCGGAGGGTCTCTACAGGCATTCTGGAGCTGTGAAGGAGGAACAGAGCGTTAGGAAAAGAGGGTGAGATGGTAATGTTCAACGTCCTTTTTGTGCTCTCAAATGTCCTAAAGCAGAAAGAAATAGGAATTTTCTATTCCCCCTTTTATCCCCcggtctcctcttctccctcccaccCAAGGCCACCTTTAACTATCTTACTGGTTTATCTTTCTGCTGTTCTTCCTCCTTTCTCCACGTCGTCCCCCTGGTCTATTACCTATCCTCTTCACAGTCTTCCTCACTGAAAGGCTACTTGTGGGACAGAGTCACCATGGCTCGCACACCACATCAGTCCGGCTCAGTGACCCAATGGGGGCATATCCTGGTGTGGCAGCTGCTGCTTGGTCCCTTTAACTAAATCACACAGCAGAAACCTGTCAGACTGTCTGAGCAACTCAATTTCCTGATCCTGCTCCGTCTGTCCGGTCCTCCCACTATCCTCAAACAGCAGATCAACTGGCAGCGCCACAGATTCCCAGGGTTCCTGGAGTGATGCTCCAGCAGGGctcctggagaggagagacagagcgaggaagACCGTGTCAGACCGATAGGACTCCCTGTAATGTTACTGCTCCACATTAACACAAGCACACAGGAGCACactaaaggaaaggagagcagacAGCCCAGCTTTAATATGCCATCTGACTCCTCCCCTAAACACGCTCACAGCCTCTGGCTGACAGGGTCCCACAGCAGCCAATCACAGGCCAGACTGGGAATCTCAGCAGGGCAGGGAGGAGGGGCGGAGGGTGGGAGCTGCACGGCTATTGGCTGTAGTCAAAGGATTCTGACCAATTGCACCCCTCCCCCACTGACAACAAAACACAGACTGAATTttcattcaaattaaattacttgAAAGGGAGAAGAAAAATGtttaaaaaggagagagagaaagtgggtgaAACAGCTGCAATATTTTACATTCAGTAGCATCAAACACAGCAGGATCTTCTGAAAACATTTCAACTTCCTCAATTACTCCACTTGTCCTGCTCTTTGTTCAACACcacaagacagacagtgagagaaagtCTTTGTGATGAAATATGGGCAGGTCAAAACTGTCAAGGCAGTGGATATAAAGAGGTTTTATATCCTCTCCACAACACCAAACCTGCTCCTCTAAATCCCAGTACAACAAACACGCTTCCTGGTAACCATGAGCCTTTTTTAATACTCCTAATGCATGACTGGAGAAACAAGATAATtgctccattgctgttctggtctCACAGCAGATTACAGCTCTCATCCACCACTTAGTTCTCCTCTTTTCTTGATCCCCAGTTTCAAAGGAATTGAAAAGCAATTCCGTTTTTTTTTCATTACAGTTCCACCATCAAACTCCCAGATTACATCACACTAAGTTATTCTGGGTTCATCTCTTTCCCCTCATCATCGTCATTATCATCATCAGCATGACCATATTCATCCGTCAATTTTGTATGAATCTTTTTAAAGCCCTGCTGTCTCCCAGTAGCATCAGAGAGGAAGCAGGGCTGGCAGGCACCAGGCAGCTCACATTACTGTAACTCACCTCACACTGCTCCTGTCCTCCTCTGTATGTCACAAACTAAAGAAGAAATCTCCACCCAAATAGACATTAGAGTCCCAGTAGTAAATGCCTTCGCTAATCTAGCTACATCCTGTTATAAAAGAATCACGTGAAATATCACATGACCCTGATTCTACCAGTCAGGAGAAGGGATGGATATACACATTTTGGAGTTGAATGGTTACTGTACGCAGACAGTCAGCAAATAATCAGTAAGAAAAGTTCAGCAACGGTGTTGAAgcatggagagaggacagaagaggacaCGTTATGTTGAAgcatggagagaggacagaagaggacaCGTTATGTTGAAGCAtggggagaggacagaagaggacaCGTTATGTTGAAGCAtggggagaggacagaagaggacaGGTTATGTTGAAgcatggagagaggacagaagaggacaGGTTATGTTGAAgcatggagagaggacagaagaggacaCGTTATGTTGAAgcatggagagaggacagaagaggacaCGTTATGTTGAAgcatggagagaggacagaagaggacaCGTTATGTTGAAgcatggagagaggacagaagaggacaGGTTATGTTGAAgcatggagagaggacagaagaggacaCGTTATGTTGAAgcatggagagaggacagaagaggacaCGTTATGTTGAAGCAtggggagaggacagaagaggacaCGTTATGTTGAAGCAtggggagaggacagaagaggacaCGTTATGTTGAAgcatggagagaggacagaagaggacaCGTTATGTTGAAGCAtggggagaggacagaagaggacaCGTTATGTTGAAGCAtggggagaggacagaagaggacaCGTTATGTTGAAgcatggagagaggacagaagaggacaCGTTATGTTGAAgcatggagagaggacagaagaggacaCGTTATGTTGAAGCAtggggagaggacagaagaggacaCGTTATGTTGAAgcatggagagaggacagaagaggacaCGTTATGTTGAAGCAtggggagaggacagaagaggacaCGTTATGTTGAAgcatggagagaggacagaagaggacaCGTTATGTTGAAgcatggagagaggacagaagaggacaCGTTATGTTGAAGCAtggggagaggacagaagaggacaCGTTATGTTGAAgcatggagagaggacagaagaggacaCGTTATGTTGAAGCAtggggagaggacagaagaggacaCGTTATGTTGAAGCAtggggagaggacagaagaggacaCATTATGTTGAAGCAtggggagaggacagaagaggacaCGTTATGTTGAAgcatggagagaggacagaagaggacaCGTTATGTTGAAgcatggagagaggacagaagaggacaCGTTATGTTGAAGCAtggggagaggacagaagaggacaAGTTATGGCGAAATGTAGATGTCAGTCCCCACACAAAAAGGACATGACTATAATCATGATATTGGCACATAAAACAAGGTTGAATTGTCTCGTGTAGCTCAGTCTCTCCTCACACACTGCTGTCCCGAAGAGGCAGGTCTTTTAATAGCTGGCCCAGTTGCTCAGGCAGAGTGTTGACTGGGTGAagtggcaggctggcaggcaggcaggctctctAGTGTCTGGGCTTTACCTGACCAAGTCATCATTCACATCCAGAGCTACTGTGGAGCTCTCCAAACACAGGCATGCTGCAGCCCTACaggccagagacagacacacaaggACAGGACACTGTCAAACACTCCAACACTGCAGCGCCTGGTCAAAGGCAAGACaaatctcacacagacagacggagatcTTTCCAGAACCCAGTCAACCCAGATTCTTGTTCAGACGAGAGACTTAGTAAccgctccccccccccccccaatctccTTTTCTCACTCCTGACCTAATCAACTGCCCAGTTAACTGGTACACTCATGCTATTGTGTGATTAACATTCTTGTATGGTTAGCATACTGGGTGTAATCACACCAACAAATGAGTCTCATTGTTCAGGTGGTAATGAGGATAAACCTCTGCTGTTCCTGGTGATAAAACAGAGGGTTAATCTTTCCTCCCTAGACGGTGCCGCTGCCTCCTGCCCATTCAAACCCATCCTAACTGATGGTATTATCCTCAAATCCACTCGCTTTGTTATCTGTGGCCCCAGCCAGCGATACGGCCATGAATACCAAATACTGTGCACTAAGAAGGGAGGTGTCGAAACACAACCCACCAACACAGACCAACAACTACCCACCCTCGGCTATCCATCTCCTCCTGAAGCAATGGCTAGTGGCATTCAGAGGTAGATCGGTACACACATGGTAGTCTTAACCCCCACACCAACGGCCCACCAGTTTCATGTTAATACATCTCtagtgttattgtgtttctatcaggacacTAAAGCCCTGGGGTGAACAGGATTAACAACCTCTGCATCAGTCAAAACTGTTGCTTTGTGTGAAGGTGTTAAGGTTCAGAGTTGTTATGTAAATGCAGGCTGAAAAGTGGTATGGGAGGGTACAGGAGAGAAGGGACTGGTGGAGCTAAACCCCTGGTGGAGCTAAACCCCTGGTGGAGCTAAACCCCTGGTGGAGCTAAACCCCTGGTGGAGCTAAACCCCTGGTGGAGCTAAATCCCTGGTGGAGCTAAATCCTTGGTGGAGCTAATCCCTGGTGGAGCTAAATCCCTGGTGGAGCTAATCCCTGGTGGAGCTAAATCCCTGGTGGAGCTAAATCCCTGGTGGAGCTAAATCCCTGGTGGAGCTAAACATACAGACACTGAGATCTGCCATTTGTCCACATTAGCCCACTAGAACAAAAACATTAAAAGAGAATAGCTCAAAAACTCTCATCAGTCATGATATTGACACAGGCTTTGTGACGTAACCTTTGCCCTCAACTCTGCGTCACCTGCAAACGCCTGACGATTAGACAGTGTTCAACATATTCCTAAATTACCCTAATAGTGCTCCAGCTCAATCTATCATCATACTGCTCACAATCATTCATGTTCCTCTGAAATCCCTAACCCTAGGGCTCTGTCCCCAGGACTGCTAATCTTAGGTAACACAGTATAGACAACTCCACAGCTATTTACTGTGGTAGCTCAGcctaagaggagagagaaagggagcacAGAGCAATGAATGCATTACAAAGATATGCAGGCACGGACACAATCACAAACATACccatagtcagccagccagccagccagccagccagccagtcagccagccagccagccagtcagtcacccagtaaTCACAGAGATGTGATTCTGGAGGAGAGAGTGGCCAGGCTGAGTCACCAGCTGGTGCCTCCTATTGGCTTTGCCAGAGAACCCCACTTtcccccagacacacacatctATCATCATCCAATGATTAACCCCTGGAATCCCAGGTTGTTTTGCCATAGGCAGGCAGAGAGCCTCTCAAAGTCCAAAATGCCCAGGAGAGAGTGGGGCAGTTTGTTTGTTTTAACTGGCGGCCTGAGGATATTACAACCTCTATAGTGCAttagaaaatattcagaccccttgactttttccacatgctgttacgttacagccttatcctaaaattgattacattattatttttacacatcaatctacacacaatatcccataatgacaaagcaaaaacaggtttttataaaaaccttacagagcttgagaggatctgcagaaaatggGAGAAGCTccacaaatacaagtgtgccaagcttgtagcatcatacccaagaagatttgaggctgtaatcactgccaaaggtgcttcaacaaagtactgagtaaaaagtctgaattcttatgtaaaaaaaataaaataattttgaCTTGTGCAAAAAATGtctgaacctgtttttgcttcatcaatATGAgttaaggctgtaatgtagcaacatgtggataaagtcaaggggtctgaatactttccaaatgcactgtacacacacgaGTCTATACACAGGCTGGTAGCAGAGACCACCAGCCAACCTGTGGATCTGACTTAAAGCTACATTATCCCCGTTCAGTATTACAACTGTCCTAGCTACATCATTATCAACCGCATGATTAGCTTTCAACATGCTCATTCTGAAATGCATGGTTGATAAGTGTTTACACTTAAATTCTTCCACTGCCATACATACTTTCACCCGACTAAGGCGAGAGAGGATTGTCTTCGAGCAGAGTTGCCAAATGTTATAATCAAGGCCAGTATTTTTATGAACATTCCAGCAACAATGAGGCCACAGGAGCCAGAGACGAGAAGACACAGAGAGAATGGATGGTCTCTGTGTCCTCATGGATAGAAGGCTGCACAGGCTTTGTTTTTTTAACCACATATGTTCAGCCAACTTACAACAAATGTATCTAGGTTAGTTTCAAATGGAATGTGCTTCTGGTTAATATAAATGTCAGGTTCATGTCTGCAGTACAAAAAGTTATTTCCCTTGAGTCAAAGTTTGGTTACCTCAGCTAACAGAGCACCAACGCCTCCTACcataaaaacacacagacacgaaCCACGTCTAAACTCTGACTGTTTGATCTGCTCGTTCAGACAGTCCTAGTTTACTTACTTGTGAGTGTTCACGAACGGAATCTTCAGTGGACTCTCAAAGACCTGGAACAGAACACTCCCTGCGACACTGAAGATTCCTCTCGTCTACGTGAAAAGCTGGCTATGAGAATGTAGATCATGAGTCTGCGTCTTGTGAGCATGTGCTGAGTGCTGTCTGAAGACAAACCTTTAAAAGCTGGctcactcctcctcctgctctcactccGCCCTGTGCCATGAATCAGGAAGAGCCACTCTGGATGCAGGACGTAGGGACTGTTGCTCTCAGCCACATGACATCCCGTACACTTTCTGACACTCTCTTCCCCACTTCCTTTTTAAAAGGTTGGAGACATTTTCCTTGACCTGTGACAGATGAACAAGGGAATGGTGCCACTGTGCCAGGGTAGGATTTCAGTACTGTCAGTCAACTGTCATATAATGCAGGCATTCCTTTTAACCAGCATAAAATCACCTTCTTTGTCCCTAACAAACCCCATGAACAAACAATGAACTCTTACCTACTAAATGGACATACACTTTCATTCATGCTGAAACACACCTCTGGTCTGCTGGACAGGAAGTGACATAACATTATAGAAAAGGATGGGTAAAGGAAAGAAAATCATGTGCAAATGGATGAGAATATCCTGCGGAGCCAGCCTGATAGGCCTGCGTTCCAGCCTGATAGGCCTGCGTTCCAGCCTGATAGGCCTGCTGAGCCAGCCTGATAGGCCTGCTGAGCCAGCCTGATAGGCCTGCTGAGCCAGCCTGATAGGCCTGCTGAGCCAGCCTGATAGGCCTGCCTTCCAGCCTGATAGGCCTGCCTTCCAGCCTGATAGGCCTGCCTTCCAGCCTGATAGGCCTGCCTTCCAGCCTGATAGGCCTGCCTTCCAGCCTGATAGGCCTGCGAGGCCTGCGTTACAGCCTGATAGGCCTGCGTTACAGCCTGATTGGCCTGCGTTACAGCCTGATTGGCCTGCGTTACAGCCTGATTGGCCTGCGTTACAGCCTGATTGGCCTGCGTTACAGCCTGATTGGCCTGCGTTACAGCCTGATAGGCCTGCGTTACAGCCTGATAGGCCTGCGTTACAGCCTGATAGGCCTGCGTCTGCGTTACAGCCTGTTAGGCCTGCGTTCCAGCCTGATAGGCCTGCGTTCCAGCCTGATAGGCCTGCGTTACAGCCTGATAGGCCTGATAGGCCTGCGTTACAGCCTGATAGGCCTGATAGCCTGATAGGCCTGCGTCTGCGTTCCAGCCTGATAGGCCTGCGTCTGCGTTCCAGCCTGATAGGCCTGCGTTCCAGCCTGATAGGCCTGCGTTCCAGCCTGATAGGCCTGCGTTCCAGCCTGATAGGCCTGCGTTACAGCCTGATAGGCCTGCGTTACAGCCTGATAGGCCTGCGTTACAGCCTGATAGGCCTGCGTTACAGCCTGATAGGCCTGCGTTACAGCCTGATAGGCCTGCGTTCCAGCCTGATTGGCCTGCGTTCCAGCCTGATTGGCCTGCGTTACAGCCTGATTGGCCTGCGTTACAGCCTGATTGGCCTGCGTTACAGCCTGATAGGCCTGCGTTACAGCCTGATAGGCCTGC
The DNA window shown above is from Salmo salar chromosome ssa13, Ssal_v3.1, whole genome shotgun sequence and carries:
- the LOC106566438 gene encoding protein FAM110A, with product MPVETLRPSDGRLAGVPFTSAMPFRILNKGPDYFRRPAEPGARKLSAVERLEADKAKYVKSQQVVLTRQEPVKPPIIRKPLLSPGMMLQCRINAPPARKVPRRPADSENGGGTGGVGWRRGPPLNLEILNNLINNVCDGPLLCSPSSVPSSPSTSSPSSGGNSTGNGLSADQERSNRVLSNLKPVNNCNTSSSTTSTSSTSSPLNSNNNSQTCPAEPSHRPPPVPARGIRVGVPAPYSSPNSVTVRRVDVRPQAEPRKPQRTLFQPQIKPRQTSQPQVAQLQAPSPPPSQQAKPLTPTQALPSPPTYLPPSPMLIRAGMMPPASPAFTRLSSASSRGSRPGSARKHPSLHRSKSDLSDRYSRATADLERFFNYCGLHPEEVEGMGGVERFARASSDIVSVSKLRSASTLSSECEQAREQGEVEGEEGSARLGERVPYGISIIERNARVIKWLYGIRQARDAVSNV